The Brienomyrus brachyistius isolate T26 chromosome 9, BBRACH_0.4, whole genome shotgun sequence genome contains the following window.
TTGTTTGGGTAAAAGAAATAAAGTTGACTTCAAAGTCAATAATAGTGTGGAACAGTTGAAAAAGAATGTCACTCCATTCCTCCAAATTGTGCCAGTTTGGTTACTAGGACTATTATAAGTAATGATGTGTGACCATGAAAAATGCTAGGAAATGCAGCCATCTTATTCAGGGTCAAGGGGAcgcctggaacctatcccagacaacatagggcacatactgaatggaatgccagGATTGCAATTTAAAGATACAAACTCACCTACTACGAGCGAAATGTCATTTAGCCAAATTGcatctttctgaactgtaagAAGAAACCAGagtactcaaaaaaaaaaaacttgcgtAGCACAGCAGATGTGGGATTCAACCCTCCAGCCCAGTAAAACGGACGGCAACAGAGCTACTCAACGAGCCACTGTACAACCCCTATTAAGAAATCACTCCCGAAGTATGATAAACAAATAGCCCTCTACTGGTGGAGCACGGAATTTCATTTTGTTCATGGCCCTAGTAGTACAGTGGTGCCTGCAAGGAAATTTGTACgcgaattttccccataagaaagcATTGAAAGTCGATTAATTCGTTCACAAGCCTACCAAataatttttgttaattaattttcgggtttttatagtaaaaactttaaagaaaaacacaatatagtgtGGGATGGGCGGACTGATGCATCgctggagcagagagagacatagAGACTTGCTTGCCGAGGAAATCACGATCTTTAACAGTACTTTACCCTTATATTGTTGATGTTAATGATTGCATTTCCATACTGTCCCGTGTCTTGTACGTACCCGGTCCGATCCTcgcgtgtatttagtgtgtgtaaatcttccACCGTATGtgcattttgcagttcggcgtcTTACAACCTTGTGTTTCCCGTTTGTTTATTTGGGATCATTGCTCTTTGGGTGCCTGTTCCgatccttctatttacaattgcacgcggggcatgctgggatatgcgccccgccgctactacactagtataaaaaaaggaatctggtcgtcGGCCAAATTTTGTACGCGAACCGATGCATTTTCGCACTAAATTTTTGGTCGTGAACCAAATTGTTCGTAAGTCACAGCGTTCGTGAaccgcaggcaccactgtaCATTATTTACATTTCTCCACCAATTCATCATGCTCAAGTGGCAGCAGTCCGAAGCATAGGGTGAATGCCTGCTAGCCCATGTTTATGTTCCCATTTTAAAAGCGGAGAGGCTTTCATACGCACACACGCAGCCTGGTCACCACGACGACAGGGTGACTAATTACTTGATATGACTTTTATTTATTGATATAAATCCCTGACCAGTTTTGTGTTGTCTTTTCTCACTTTATCCGAGGGGAATGATTCTGCAAAATCTGGAACTTTCTGGCTTGAACCTCCTTCTAGGAGCCAACCTAAAACGAAAGGGAAATAGAGACAATGTCATGTTTTCCTTGAATTCCTAGAAATATAAAAAGACCGATTAAGAATGGTCAAGATCCTAGATGTTATAAATCCCAAACGCGCTGCATTCTTGTTTTAGAAAGACCCAGCAAATGCATACATCGCAGTAGCCAGCGGGTTAACGGAGTATAGACGCGCTTCTTTCCGAAAGACAGGGCGTTGCTGCTCCCTCGTGGTAAATTAAATTTATTCActtgatttttaaaatgaatcttgTTATGATGAACAGTCCATTCGAtgataaataaatggatggaaTTACGTAAGAGTACAACTTGTTGGTCTGAATCTCCATAATGAACTTGAGGGAGTAGATTTGGATAAGGACGGTGGGGCATGTGCTCCCGGCATTTCGGGGTTATCGTGTGTGTTTGCAGGCACGATGGATTCGGCGCTGGTTTGGTCCAACCAGCGCTGAAATCAAACCTACGCCCTTTTGCTGTACTTGAATAGTTTGGTTTcctaaataaatattatattatgGTTGTCTACTTCGTGCGCATCGTATTATAAGAAAACAGAACAACATTTTACACCTCACAGAAAAATCATGGTTTCCTATTATCGTAAATGCCACTAAAGCTGAATATCATAACGGGACTCCAAAACAGCAACTCCCCTGTAGAAATCGTTAAGGTTTACCACCTGTATATTAAGCGGGCTGAATCTGTTATGCGTAATTTAATAATTTTCGGAAATATCTGCAACTCCCACGTGCCAACAATTACATCATTAACACAAATACTTTTACGTACTAACATGACTGTTATTAACGTGTACGAGATAAGCTCTTAGGGTTAAATATTTGTCATTTTATATACTGCACGTCAGGGGAATTTAACACAAAATCACCATCATACACCGAATAAACTGAGATCAGTGAAACTAGCCAAGAGACTGTCAGGCGAATAAATGAACAAACTAATACAACTTGCACGTATACAATTGTACAAAGTGAAAATAATTTACTTTTGCTGTACATTTAATCTGCCAGTAGCTGACGTGGGAAACGCGTCACATTGTGGACCGCACCAGTGCTAAAAAgtagggggttgttaatcaaaAAGAGAGTGACGTCGATTTTTCGCAGAACATATGTATCAGCCCAACACTTTATGAGTAACTGCTATTGTTTATCTTACCCATACTATGCACTATGCTTGAATTTGAACAACTTATACAAAATTGAGTTATGCCATGTTGGTATGGTCGCCCCGGCTTTTCCTGTGTTTTGAAGTTGATGGGCAATCGAACATGTCGGATTCGGGATTCCGATTGCAAAACAAGGGGGAAACAGTTTGCGACGGAACGACGCGGCGCAGGTCAGTGGCAAACATGATATCGCCTAATCCGGGGGTGGATAAGAAGACGATGGACCTCAAGACAGACTCGGGGGAAAAGATGACGACGACAGAATACTGCAGGAAATTACAGGAGTGGATGTGGCAGTACTACGGCGGCTACGCCAGCTGGCTCAGCTGCACGGCGATGTCCGCCTTTCCCTTGCCGTCCTGCGCTCCGGCGAACGAAGCCCAAGTTGTCCTTCCCTGGGGGGCGCCGCAGCTGCCCGATGCCCGCGGTCTCCACGGAGATCAGTTTTCTTACCTACCCCCGAATCAGTTCGTTGGGGTCCCATCCGCAGGTCTCCAAACGGGGGAGGTGACAGCTGGGGGTCCCCCTGTGCCCAACACCGCTCCCGCTGTCCCGAGAGCCgcgcaacagcagcagcaaattaACAGAAACACTCAACAAGCAGGTATTTAGCGATCTGACTGGCTCGGGCTTCTAATGCGATACTTAATTTACCCTCCGCTGACCTAAAGGCACGTTGATGGCGCATATGAGTGTTATGTATCTATTTAATGTGATAATCGCGACCTGTAGTAGATACACGAGGTTCGTCAACGGTATTATTTGCTTTATTAGTATCcgattaatatttatatataagcaACAAATTAACGATTGGGCTGTAATATATTCTGCTTTATTAAAAGGTCCATTCTTGAAAGACCTGGCAAATTTTGAGTGTGTtgtgttgtttttctgtttaggTCGGGAATACACGATTCCTTCTCCTCTGCAAAGATTTTTCGCAGAAATGGTGGATTTCTTCATTCTTTTCTTCATAAAGGCCACCATTATCCTCAGCGTCATGCACTTAAGTGGAATTAAGTGAGTAGTTTGTGTGCATAACAACCGTCCTGCCACCCCGTTACTTAACATTTTGCGACGTGCGTGTGCTGCTTTAAATCGCGAAATTGAAGCCTTTTAGTGTGTATTAAACCTGAAAATTATTCTGTACTGTTAAACTTGTACCAATAACTTAACTTTGCTTATCTAACGACTTCTTACTCATTTTCTTTAGGGACATTTCCAAATTTGCCATGCATTTAATTGTGGAAGAAATAGATCAGGACACTTCGATGGAAGACCTACAGCATATGATGCTGGTGGCTCTTGTCTATAGGGTGCTGGTATGCCTCTATGAGGTGAGTGTCAGAATACCTCATGTCGTGGTTGTAACTGGCTAGAAGGCCTATTACTGTTTTATATAGAGCATTTGTCTGTAGATGCTTAATATTATTCTTACTAAAGAAATATATGAATAAATCTTTTTGTAATACATGGTGTAACCTTTGCTGGCAAAATCAAAATCCCAAGTGCtgggtgacatggtgacatgttTACTGCTGTtagctcacacctccagggatgGACCTTTGGCTCCTGCCTAGTGTTGTTATAGCTTCaacttttattttcatattacttttcatttgaaattcagtttagttttagttttcAGTGTGATTTTATTGACTTATTTTAAAGATGAAATTTTCTTTATAGTTTTTCACATATTTTAGTTTAAGTTTTAGATATTTTGTTTTCAGGAATTGATTGAAAGATGTAGAGCTATTTTATGTCTGGTCTTCATACAGTCGACTGTTCCTCCTAGTGGGGGGTTTGGATCCCAGGCTCAGCGATCtggaaaactatttttttttttggtcccctTGGTCCAGTCAGCAAGGGAGTGAGCCTGCGAGGGTACAAAAGATACGAGAAGTGCCAGATCACTGTGAAATATTATGGGATAGGCTGCCGTGAACAGGTTTGGCATCCTACAAACCAGCACTGTACATGCAATTAAGAGTTTCTAAACTTCTTGCGTCGTGTACTGGCCTTGGAATGTCAACTGCAGCTTTCGCAAGACTTATGGCTACCCTGCAGTGTATCGGAACTGCTTATGGGAAAGTAGCGATTGAGATCGTCGACTGTAGAATCCTACATGAATATACTGTGCACATTATGCACTAATGTCGTCAAAATGGGCAAAACATTTTCCAAGAATTATTACAGGTAATTAAatataaagaaatcattactttagctAAATAGTATTTTAAAATGGTAATGGTTTTGGCATttgtgtttatttcaattagttttgGCAATGATGTTTGTGGTTTTCATTTAGTTTATTTGTCATATATTTTACTTCAGTTTACAAAGACGTTTTCTCACAGTTTTAGTTTTCCTTAACGATACTGACGCAGATCGCGATGTCTTTtcctgtgtttgcatgttctgtccATGTTGTGTGTGTTTATCCTGCAGTTGAAAGGTGTGCAGTTACGTTCTTTGGCATCTGTGGATTTGACTTTTGATAATGTCCAtgcactgtgatgggctggcatcctgtccagggtgttggTTGATGTTTTGTGCTGATGACTGTTGGTGTCTCCTCACCCAACAACTATTTTAGATTATATGTATCTGGGGAGCCGGAGGAGCCACACCTGGGAAGTTCCTTCTTGGCCTTCGTGTTGTTACGTGTGACACCTCGGTCCTGGTGCGACCCAACCGGGTTCTGGTGGTACCTGCAACCAACGTCAAGTTTTCTGCGTAAGTAAAGAacctgttgtattgttttcttcAGAACCAGGAGTTGTTCACTAATAATCCTGTTATACATGgtggcctgtttttttttattttatttagtattGTTTTGGTCACCTAGTCAAGAAAATCATTTGCCTGTTTACATCAGTAGTGGCTGCATTGTACTTAAATAATGGAAAGATTTTGCTCTCTAATGCTTCAAAAACATCTCTTTCTAAGCTTCCTTTCCTGACTGCAATGTCAGATTTTAGTCTTTCTTTAGAAAAATGCTGCATGGTAATAGATAATAGGAATGAGCATTTCAGGCAGAATTGCTAGTCGAATTTTGGAAGTCATTATTTGGATAATATTCCATGAACCCTGCCCCCGTCTCACACATGTAGAAATATTTTTAAGATATTAGTCATTGCTGCAAAAAGAtcatgtaaaatattaaaagtagCTCGAGTAAATTAAATTGAAACCAAAGTTAATTTATCCGAAAGAGATGCTGAAGTGCAGCTGCGTACAATAATGTTTAATAGCCTCTGCCTTGGGCAGCTGCGGCAAATGGcgatttgtcttttttttttttaactcaatcCCATTAATACTTCTCTGGCTTATAGGCCACTCCATTAATTTATTTCCATACTAAATGAGACCTCACTCGGTGCTGCAGAATGATGACGTAAAACGTTCAACGTTAAAGGTAGCCTTGGAATTAGAGCCGAATTATTATACTGGAAAAATTCACATTGCGATATTTGAAATCTGTGCAATACATAATACTATTTTGAGATTAAAAATTTACCCAAAATAAATTATAGCCAAATACGACTCATGACATGCAAATAGAGTCTGTCTTTACTGGGGAAGGCGAGTCAGTAATCCACGTTCTGGTTAATTCGCCAAAAGACACAAAGCAGTGTAGACAAATTTAATTGCTTTTGCAATATTTTCTCTGTGGAAaccaaaatatttatattcaatGAAGAATGAATGTCTTCTGGTGATTTTTGTTTGCCTCATTCATTTCTGTTAGTTACATTTCTCACAATCGTGCCGCGCTATGAGTGAGCAAGCTTGAAAATGATGATGATCATTTCAAAGAGCGTATGCAGAGCTCATGCGAAAACAGTAGAGGTAAACTTATGAGCAAATAAACGACAAACTTCCAAGGGAACAGATGAATCACAGCTAATTACATTTCTGCTAAgtaatattttaaattatttggtTTTTAAATCTATTATTCGGTTTttgagattttatttttttgggacTTTTATACCCGTTCTCAAATATTCAAATGTTCAACAATTTTGACTGATCTCTAGTAAAATCTATTGTTTCAAGCGAGACTTTCATATAGATTACTCAGGAGCACAggaatattctaaaatattctAAAAAATTATAATCGCATTGGCAGTAGATATTAATATTTTACTGGTTCATGACCCAGTTTTCCCTGGTAAGGCTCCGTTTTAGTAAGACTTTTGGGGGAGAAAAGGGGTGATTGTGCATGGTACCGAAAGTCACACTGCTATACTGCAAACTTAATCATTTTCATAGAAGTAAACCTCTTCTCATCCCTGGTGTCTTTCTCCCCGACCGCAGATCCACAGTGCGAGCCTTAAACAAGAACTTCTCCATCGCCCTCTTCTTCCCGGCGTTCATCACTCTGCTCTTCTTCCAGCACAACAGGACCGTTTACGATATCGTTGCCGGTACCATCGTGGTCAAGCGAGGTGGGGCCAGGTGACAGTGTGCGCTGGCAGCCGGGTGTTGGCCTCGTCCCTCGTCTTCCCTTTCGTATTTATGTATTCCAGCAAGAATGACTGCATCCTGAGTTGTTTTCCCCCATTACTGGCTTAATCTTTGCCTGCTGGAGACTCGGAGGCTTGGTTAGAGTGACCCGGAAGGGAGAATTTCACCTAGTGCCAGGACTCTGTCAGCACCAACGCAGATCTGCTGCCTTTTTCATGCAGAATTGCAAGtctctttttctgtattgcaaaGCTGAATGACACTTTCTGCTAAGAAAATATCTATACATTCTGCTATGAAAATACTTCAGGTATGAAGATCTTTATATGGAATGAAATTATGGATTGGGCTGTATATCGACTCTTTGGTTAAATTATTAGCTGTAGAGGTCGGACACAAAGTTTTATAAGAGACAATTGAGAAATGTCTGAGCTTCTTTTCTAAGGCGGATGTCACCAACATTTAAAATGACACATAAAttgaggtttttatttatttttttaataatataagGAGAGAGCAGTATTTGGTTATCAGAGCATGGTATTGTATTACCTTGTAATCTAAAAAATAGCCTGTTTTAAAATTCTGCCTGAAGAGAAATGCTTTCATTTGGAGTATCTCAAAACGATTTTCCATTTGATCTTGCTTTCAGGGTAACTGTGAGAGAGAAAAAAGCGTTTAGTCATTCAGCCACTACACTGGCCCTATCTGCCAGGTCAGGGCCCAGACGCTGAGCAGAGTCACCTGTTATCCTGCCCGTTCGTCAGGATCCTGCCCGCTATAGAAATGCGTTGGCCCTCCTCATCCAGCATTGTGACTTGTTACAGCATTGTAAACCGTTATGAGAGATGCCTGCCTCTGTCTAAGAGTTATTTTTGTGCACATGTCCGCcaacaatataatataattttttgtttttcatattcAGATACACATATGTGGAAAATATACTTTCACTGCGTTTTACCAAATGAAAACATCGATAAGCCGGAAAGTTTTATTCCTCTGAATTATAAGATTTTATGGAAAGGAGGGTTTGCTTGCAGACTTTTTCGAAGGGTGTATTATCAATACCTGTATTATAAGGTCATCGTAATAGATGAATGGTTGGAATGACATGAGAGAAACGTGTTTCTCTGGTGTATTTACTGAAGTCAGTCATGTATTGAAATGGTTTATTTGTACAAGACCATTGTGATTGTAAGCTTTATAGTGTTACAGATAATCACCCAATTAAAAAC
Protein-coding sequences here:
- the LOC125749343 gene encoding protein FAM8A1-like, which produces MLVWSPRLFLCFEVDGQSNMSDSGFRLQNKGETVCDGTTRRRSVANMISPNPGVDKKTMDLKTDSGEKMTTTEYCRKLQEWMWQYYGGYASWLSCTAMSAFPLPSCAPANEAQVVLPWGAPQLPDARGLHGDQFSYLPPNQFVGVPSAGLQTGEVTAGGPPVPNTAPAVPRAAQQQQQINRNTQQAGREYTIPSPLQRFFAEMVDFFILFFIKATIILSVMHLSGIKDISKFAMHLIVEEIDQDTSMEDLQHMMLVALVYRVLVCLYEIICIWGAGGATPGKFLLGLRVVTCDTSVLVRPNRVLVVPATNVKFSASTVRALNKNFSIALFFPAFITLLFFQHNRTVYDIVAGTIVVKRGGAR